In Bartonella machadoae, a single genomic region encodes these proteins:
- the ugpB gene encoding sn-glycerol-3-phosphate ABC transporter substrate-binding protein UgpB, with protein sequence MNRFYLSIATFTVAISMATVGFAQTTISFWHSMSGELGKQTEHLINDFNASQSDYKVVPSFRGEYEEGMVSLIAAFRGKQQPVLAQIYEIGTGTMMAAKGAVYPIYQLMADTKQEFDPTDYLPAISGYYSDVQGRMLSMPFNASTPILYYNKDIFKKAGLDPETPPKTWQDVEKFSKKILETKAASCGFTMSYASQWIGIENFSALHNVPFGTKENGFGGLDSKLTFNGPLQVRMWTDLKKWSDQGIFRYGGPAGALDSTPMFMTQNCAIFMQSSGSRAGILSEAQFNVGFALLPYYDDVKDAPQNSIIGGASIWVLKGHTSKEYEGAAAFLKYLSRADNQAKWHQITGYLPTTKAAYELSKKQHYYDKNAGADIAIKQINLNPPTVNSKGIRFGNLPQIRSILDQELEAVLSGSKTPKAGLDETVKRGNKLLREFEKANH encoded by the coding sequence ATGAATCGTTTTTATCTTTCTATAGCAACATTTACGGTTGCTATCAGCATGGCAACAGTGGGTTTTGCGCAAACAACAATTAGTTTTTGGCATTCCATGAGCGGTGAACTAGGAAAACAAACTGAACATCTTATTAACGACTTTAATGCCAGCCAATCTGATTACAAAGTTGTTCCTTCATTTCGTGGTGAATATGAAGAAGGCATGGTTTCACTCATAGCAGCATTTCGCGGAAAGCAACAACCCGTTCTTGCCCAAATTTATGAAATTGGTACCGGAACAATGATGGCTGCCAAAGGTGCTGTTTATCCCATTTATCAACTTATGGCTGATACAAAACAAGAATTCGATCCTACTGATTATTTACCTGCTATCAGTGGTTACTATTCTGATGTTCAGGGGCGAATGCTTTCTATGCCATTCAATGCTTCAACACCAATCCTTTATTATAATAAAGATATCTTTAAAAAAGCAGGACTTGATCCCGAGACCCCCCCTAAAACATGGCAAGATGTAGAAAAATTTTCCAAAAAAATTCTTGAAACTAAAGCGGCAAGTTGTGGTTTTACAATGTCTTATGCCTCTCAATGGATTGGTATAGAAAATTTTTCGGCATTACATAATGTCCCTTTTGGAACAAAAGAAAATGGTTTTGGTGGACTCGATTCAAAGCTTACCTTTAATGGGCCTTTACAGGTGCGCATGTGGACTGATCTTAAAAAATGGTCTGATCAAGGTATTTTCCGCTACGGTGGTCCTGCCGGCGCATTAGATTCAACACCAATGTTTATGACACAAAATTGTGCCATCTTCATGCAATCTTCAGGGTCTCGTGCTGGAATCCTTTCAGAAGCGCAATTCAATGTTGGATTTGCTCTACTGCCCTACTATGATGACGTAAAAGATGCGCCTCAAAATTCAATTATTGGTGGTGCCTCTATTTGGGTTTTGAAAGGCCATACCTCTAAAGAATATGAAGGCGCTGCTGCTTTTCTTAAATATCTCTCAAGAGCAGATAATCAAGCTAAATGGCACCAGATAACAGGTTACCTTCCAACAACAAAGGCTGCTTATGAACTGAGTAAAAAACAGCATTACTACGATAAAAACGCCGGTGCCGATATTGCCATTAAACAGATTAATCTTAACCCACCAACTGTTAATTCAAAGGGCATAAGATTTGGTAACTTACCACAAATTCGTTCTATTCTTGATCAAGAATTAGAAGCTGTCCTTAGTGGTTCAAAGACACCAAAAGCTGGATTAGATGAAACCGTTAAACGTGGTAATAAACTCTTACGTGAATTTGAAAAAGCCAACCATTAA
- the ugpE gene encoding sn-glycerol-3-phosphate ABC transporter permease UgpE yields the protein MVENRPILKFLTHLILIVGILIICFPVYVAIIASTHSSAAFSSEILPLLPGKHALENYKMIFGDGLAQLGLPKLWPLLINSLIMALGISIGKIIISLFSAYAIVYMRFPFRKTAFALIFITLMLPVEVRIIPTYAVVAQLGMINTYGGMIIPLIASATATFLFRQFFLTVPDELLEAARVDGAGPFKFFKDILLPLSKSNIAALFIIMFIYGWIQYLWPLIVTTDQNHQTILIILKQLVVESLQHDPQWNILMAVSVVAMVPPVLVVICMQQLFIKGLIETEK from the coding sequence ATGGTTGAAAATCGCCCTATTCTAAAATTTCTCACCCATCTCATTCTCATTGTTGGTATTCTTATTATTTGCTTTCCAGTTTATGTTGCAATCATTGCGTCAACCCATAGTTCAGCAGCATTTAGCTCAGAAATACTCCCTCTTTTACCGGGAAAGCACGCTCTAGAGAATTATAAAATGATCTTTGGTGATGGTCTTGCGCAACTTGGCTTGCCAAAGCTGTGGCCACTTTTAATAAACTCACTCATTATGGCACTTGGTATTAGTATTGGAAAAATTATTATTTCGCTCTTTTCTGCTTATGCAATTGTTTACATGCGCTTCCCTTTTCGAAAAACTGCTTTTGCTCTTATTTTTATCACTTTAATGCTTCCCGTCGAAGTGCGTATTATTCCAACATATGCAGTTGTCGCACAATTAGGCATGATAAATACCTATGGTGGTATGATTATTCCACTTATTGCATCAGCAACTGCTACATTTTTATTTCGACAGTTTTTTTTAACTGTTCCTGATGAACTCTTAGAGGCTGCTCGTGTTGATGGGGCTGGACCATTTAAATTTTTTAAAGATATTCTCCTTCCTCTTAGCAAAAGCAATATCGCCGCTTTATTTATTATTATGTTCATTTATGGGTGGATACAGTATCTTTGGCCTCTTATCGTGACAACTGATCAAAATCATCAAACTATTCTTATTATTCTAAAGCAACTTGTCGTAGAATCACTTCAACATGATCCTCAATGGAATATCCTTATGGCAGTATCGGTCGTTGCAATGGTCCCACCTGTTCTTGTTGTTATCTGCATGCAACAGCTTTTTATCAAAGGCCTTATTGAAACGGAGAAGTAA
- a CDS encoding RsmB/NOP family class I SAM-dependent RNA methyltransferase → MRLGGRLRAAIDILQEIETRHCPAGEVLKSWGLSHRFAGASDRAAIGTIVYDVLRRRYSLQWRMESDDVRDIVFGTLLDTGKMTIEQIDSELEGDRFAPQPLGVRQRQSWQKRQLADAPDYIRGDIPQWCQPHLLPLCTDNWVIEAAALATRPSLDLRVNSLKATPEKVLKELAKNKVQSISWFPQALRIAPIEKFDRHPNVQVESAFQRGDFEIQDLGSQIVAYLVEAKAGMQVLDYCAGAGGKTLALAASMQNQGQIYAYDSSKVRFAPIFDRLRRAGVCNVQPRGHVTELKPLVGRMDRVLLDAPCSGTGTWRRRPDTKWRLTLEQVRQRQTEQKAILKEAIDYLKPNGRLVYITCSLFVDENEEQISHFLQQHPDFYPVNMRVLWQKHFHFSPVQPIFSNYGLTLSPATTKTDGFFLSVLQKKH, encoded by the coding sequence ATGCGCTTAGGTGGGCGTTTGCGTGCGGCAATAGATATTCTACAAGAGATAGAAACGCGACATTGCCCTGCTGGGGAAGTTTTAAAATCTTGGGGGCTTTCGCATCGTTTTGCTGGAGCAAGTGATCGTGCAGCAATTGGTACAATTGTTTATGATGTTTTAAGGCGACGTTATTCTTTACAATGGCGCATGGAGAGTGATGATGTGAGGGATATTGTTTTTGGTACCCTATTAGACACTGGAAAAATGACCATTGAACAAATTGATAGTGAATTAGAAGGAGATCGATTTGCACCGCAGCCCTTAGGGGTTAGACAGCGTCAATCATGGCAAAAACGACAATTAGCTGATGCGCCAGATTATATTCGTGGTGATATTCCTCAATGGTGTCAACCGCACCTTCTTCCTTTATGTACAGATAATTGGGTCATTGAAGCAGCTGCATTAGCAACGCGTCCTTCGTTAGATTTACGCGTGAATAGCTTAAAGGCAACGCCGGAGAAGGTGCTTAAGGAATTAGCAAAAAACAAAGTTCAGTCAATCTCATGGTTTCCGCAAGCTTTAAGAATTGCGCCAATAGAAAAGTTTGACCGTCATCCCAATGTTCAAGTTGAAAGTGCCTTTCAAAGGGGAGACTTTGAAATACAAGATTTGGGGTCTCAGATTGTTGCTTATCTTGTCGAAGCAAAAGCAGGTATGCAGGTATTAGATTATTGTGCTGGGGCTGGTGGTAAAACGTTGGCTTTAGCGGCCAGTATGCAGAATCAGGGGCAAATTTATGCTTATGATTCCAGTAAAGTCCGTTTCGCTCCTATTTTTGATCGTCTACGGCGCGCTGGTGTTTGTAATGTACAGCCACGAGGTCATGTAACGGAATTAAAGCCGTTAGTAGGTCGAATGGATAGAGTTTTATTAGATGCACCATGCAGTGGAACAGGAACATGGCGGCGGCGGCCAGATACGAAATGGCGTTTGACATTAGAGCAAGTAAGACAACGTCAAACGGAACAGAAGGCTATTTTGAAGGAGGCTATAGATTATCTTAAACCAAATGGGCGTTTAGTCTATATTACATGCTCTCTTTTTGTGGATGAAAATGAGGAACAAATTTCTCATTTTCTTCAACAACATCCCGATTTTTATCCCGTAAATATGCGTGTACTTTGGCAGAAACATTTTCATTTTTCACCAGTGCAGCCGATCTTTTCAAATTATGGTCTCACCTTATCACCAGCAACAACAAAAACAGACGGTTTCTTTTTGTCTGTGTTGCAAAAAAAGCATTGA
- a CDS encoding glycerophosphodiester phosphodiesterase: MSKKKIVAHRGGAHLYPENTLSAFRHAIALGVDEVECDVHLLKSGEVVVFHDFHLEQLVGKEGYIHDIDNETRKQLCVKGSSECPPLLEELLDLLAPTNVALHLEIKTCGEVEREMILSQKALTLIKNRNLENRVSAISFDPVSLRPFIEAGIPSGPCIDSFEGDMYHHFSEWKQLGYSDLSLNGSTVSRHFIESALDAGFTVGVWTINGRARLSYWLDMPVHYITTDQPDLALQLRSKR; the protein is encoded by the coding sequence ATGTCTAAGAAAAAAATTGTTGCCCATCGTGGTGGAGCGCATCTTTATCCTGAAAATACCCTTTCTGCGTTTCGTCATGCAATTGCATTGGGAGTAGATGAAGTTGAATGCGATGTTCATCTGCTTAAAAGTGGTGAAGTGGTTGTCTTTCACGATTTTCATTTAGAACAATTGGTTGGCAAAGAAGGATATATTCACGATATTGATAATGAAACGCGCAAACAACTTTGTGTAAAAGGAAGTAGTGAATGTCCTCCTTTATTAGAAGAACTGCTTGATCTTTTAGCACCAACCAATGTTGCACTACATCTTGAAATCAAAACATGTGGTGAAGTTGAACGTGAAATGATTTTATCTCAAAAAGCACTTACGTTGATAAAAAATCGAAATTTAGAAAATCGGGTTTCGGCAATTAGTTTTGATCCTGTAAGTCTTCGTCCCTTTATTGAAGCAGGAATACCATCTGGTCCATGCATTGATAGCTTTGAAGGTGATATGTATCATCATTTTTCTGAGTGGAAACAATTGGGGTATTCTGATCTGAGTTTAAATGGCTCCACTGTCTCACGGCATTTTATTGAATCTGCGCTTGATGCTGGTTTTACTGTAGGGGTGTGGACAATTAATGGAAGAGCACGGTTATCGTATTGGCTTGATATGCCTGTACATTACATCACAACAGATCAACCTGATTTAGCATTACAATTGCGGTCGAAGAGATAA
- a CDS encoding sn-glycerol-3-phosphate import ATP-binding protein UgpC, with product MAIIQLSNIKKQYENGILVIEDLNLTIADSELLVLVGPSGCGKSTLLRIIAGLEQVTSGELYIDNERINDREPADRDIAMVFQNYALYPHMTVRGNLEYGLKNRKTPKDEINRRIAHAAKLLQIEPFLDRKPRQLSGGQRQRVAMGRVIVRQPRVFLFDEPLSNLDAKLRAQMCIEIKTLQRSLGTTSLYVTHDQLEAMTLADRIVVMNNGAIEQIGTPMEIYDSPATIFVADFIGSPPMNFLDRQTLEQHLGHSLPYNEKTDLLAFRPEVILLGEYPDQGPVFHTEIELIKPVGTGCHVLTRWNDNIFTIEIKERLTNDYGKKLSFTVAQQNFHTFNKTNGKRTNSN from the coding sequence GTGGCCATAATCCAGTTATCAAATATAAAAAAACAGTATGAAAACGGTATTCTGGTCATTGAGGATTTAAACTTAACGATTGCTGATAGCGAACTTCTTGTTCTTGTCGGCCCTTCAGGATGTGGTAAATCAACTTTGTTACGTATCATTGCAGGACTTGAACAAGTGACCTCAGGTGAACTCTATATTGATAACGAACGTATCAATGATCGAGAACCTGCTGATCGTGATATTGCTATGGTTTTTCAAAATTATGCCCTTTATCCCCATATGACAGTACGTGGAAACTTAGAATATGGTCTTAAAAATCGTAAAACGCCTAAAGATGAAATAAACAGACGTATTGCACACGCTGCAAAACTTTTACAAATTGAGCCATTCCTTGATCGTAAACCACGACAATTATCAGGAGGACAACGCCAACGTGTTGCAATGGGGCGCGTGATTGTCCGTCAACCACGGGTCTTTCTTTTTGATGAACCTCTCTCAAATCTCGATGCGAAATTACGGGCACAAATGTGTATTGAGATTAAAACTCTACAGCGTTCACTAGGCACAACAAGCCTGTATGTCACCCATGATCAATTAGAAGCCATGACTCTAGCCGATAGAATCGTTGTTATGAATAATGGCGCTATCGAGCAAATTGGAACACCAATGGAAATTTATGATTCCCCAGCAACAATATTTGTTGCTGATTTTATTGGTTCTCCCCCTATGAATTTTCTTGATCGCCAAACCTTAGAACAACACTTAGGTCATTCATTACCTTACAATGAAAAAACTGATCTTTTGGCCTTCAGACCAGAAGTCATCTTATTGGGAGAATATCCAGATCAAGGACCTGTCTTTCATACAGAAATTGAACTTATCAAACCTGTCGGAACAGGATGCCATGTCTTAACACGTTGGAATGATAATATTTTTACCATTGAAATAAAAGAGCGACTTACAAACGATTATGGTAAAAAACTCAGTTTCACCGTTGCTCAGCAAAATTTTCATACTTTTAATAAAACCAATGGAAAACGCACAAATAGTAACTAG
- the ugpA gene encoding sn-glycerol-3-phosphate ABC transporter permease UgpA, which translates to MQEKQVYFKNSLLSYWLLLPQLIVTFLFFLWPAAQAIKSSFEREDPFGFTTTFIGFENYVTILSDPAYLKSLLTTAIFSISVTAVSMSLSLLFAVCVDRVIRTKKAYTTLLLWPYAVAPVLAGILWLFIFHPTIGVIPFLLEKIGIVWNYRINGTHAMILIVIAASWKQISYNFLFFLAGLQSIPRSQIEAAAIDGASPFKRFWTVVFPQISPTTFFLLIVNINYVMFDTFGIIDNITSGGPARATSTLVYKVYDDGFKNQIIGASAAQSTILMLMVIVLTFIQFRWIERRVQY; encoded by the coding sequence ATGCAAGAAAAACAAGTATATTTTAAAAACAGTTTGCTTTCCTATTGGCTGCTTTTACCTCAACTCATTGTGACTTTTTTGTTTTTCTTGTGGCCTGCTGCTCAAGCAATAAAATCGTCTTTCGAGCGTGAAGATCCTTTTGGATTTACAACAACCTTTATTGGTTTTGAAAATTATGTAACAATTCTCTCTGATCCAGCTTATCTAAAATCACTTCTTACAACTGCAATCTTTTCTATTTCGGTTACTGCCGTTTCAATGTCGCTATCGCTTCTTTTTGCTGTCTGCGTTGATCGTGTCATCCGCACAAAAAAAGCTTATACAACGCTTTTACTTTGGCCTTATGCTGTTGCTCCAGTATTAGCAGGTATTTTATGGTTGTTTATCTTTCATCCAACTATTGGCGTCATCCCTTTTCTTTTAGAGAAAATCGGTATCGTATGGAATTATCGTATCAATGGCACTCACGCAATGATCCTTATTGTGATTGCAGCCAGCTGGAAACAAATTTCTTATAATTTTCTTTTTTTTCTTGCCGGACTCCAGTCTATTCCACGTTCCCAAATAGAGGCAGCCGCAATTGATGGTGCTAGCCCTTTTAAGCGATTTTGGACTGTGGTTTTTCCACAGATTTCACCAACAACTTTTTTTCTTCTTATCGTCAATATTAACTATGTTATGTTTGATACATTTGGTATCATTGATAACATAACCTCTGGTGGTCCTGCGCGTGCAACAAGTACCCTCGTCTACAAAGTGTATGATGATGGTTTTAAAAATCAAATAATAGGTGCATCAGCAGCACAATCAACAATATTAATGTTGATGGTTATTGTTTTAACGTTTATTCAGTTTCGCTGGATTGAACGTCGTGTGCAATATTAG
- the guaA gene encoding glutamine-hydrolyzing GMP synthase, whose product MSIAHPDTVLIIDFGSQVTQLIARRVRAMGVYCEIIPFQSALEGLKQKPKAIILSGSPYSVIDVGSPRVPIEVFEMGIPILGICYGEQVMCIQLGGKVEVGDEREFGRAFLEVQEESALFDGVWEKGSCYQVWMSHGDRVTALPEGFHVIGTSKGAPYAAIADEKRRFYAVQFHPEVVHTPDGAKLLQNFVYKISGLKGNWSMASYREQAIATIRKKVGKNRVICGLSGGVDSSVVAVFLHEAIGDQLTCIFVDHGLMRKNEAEEVLTLFRDHYNIELIHVDAANLFLNALEGETDPEKKRKTIGRLFIEVFEEETKKIGGAEFLAQGTLYPDVIESVSAIGESVTIKSHHNVGGLPERMQMKLVEPLRELFKDEVRSLGRELGLPEQFIGRHPFPGPGLAIRCPGAVTREKLEILREADAIYLDEIRKAGLYDEIWQAFAVLLPVQTVGVMGDGRTYEFVCALRAVTSVDGMTADFYPYNMEFLSKTAARIINEVRGINRVVYDITSKPPGTIEWE is encoded by the coding sequence ATGAGCATAGCACATCCAGACACTGTTCTTATTATTGATTTTGGTTCACAAGTAACACAACTTATTGCCCGGCGGGTGCGAGCAATGGGTGTCTATTGTGAAATTATTCCTTTTCAGTCCGCTCTAGAAGGTCTTAAGCAGAAACCTAAAGCTATTATTTTATCAGGGAGTCCTTATTCTGTTATTGATGTTGGCTCGCCACGTGTTCCGATAGAAGTTTTTGAAATGGGGATCCCAATTCTTGGTATTTGTTATGGTGAACAAGTGATGTGTATTCAGCTTGGAGGAAAAGTTGAAGTTGGCGATGAGCGTGAATTTGGACGCGCTTTTTTAGAAGTGCAAGAGGAGAGTGCACTTTTTGACGGTGTATGGGAAAAAGGCTCTTGTTATCAAGTATGGATGAGCCATGGTGATCGTGTAACAGCTTTACCAGAGGGTTTTCATGTCATAGGAACGTCAAAAGGAGCACCCTATGCAGCTATTGCTGATGAAAAAAGACGCTTTTACGCAGTGCAGTTTCACCCTGAAGTTGTTCACACACCGGATGGTGCAAAGCTTTTGCAAAATTTTGTTTATAAAATCTCTGGTCTTAAAGGTAATTGGTCAATGGCCTCTTATCGTGAGCAGGCAATTGCTACGATACGGAAAAAAGTTGGCAAAAACCGTGTTATTTGTGGTCTTTCCGGTGGTGTGGATTCATCCGTTGTGGCTGTGTTTCTTCATGAAGCAATAGGAGATCAACTGACCTGTATTTTTGTTGATCATGGGTTGATGCGCAAGAATGAGGCGGAAGAAGTTCTTACATTATTCCGAGATCATTATAATATAGAGCTTATTCATGTTGATGCCGCCAATCTGTTTCTCAATGCTTTAGAAGGAGAAACAGATCCAGAAAAAAAGCGCAAAACGATTGGTCGTCTTTTTATTGAAGTTTTTGAAGAGGAGACGAAAAAGATTGGAGGCGCAGAGTTTTTAGCGCAGGGCACGCTTTATCCAGATGTCATTGAGAGTGTTTCAGCAATTGGTGAGTCAGTAACTATTAAAAGTCATCATAATGTAGGTGGATTACCAGAACGGATGCAGATGAAACTTGTAGAGCCTTTGCGTGAGCTGTTTAAGGATGAAGTTCGTTCGCTAGGGCGAGAATTAGGATTACCTGAGCAGTTTATTGGCCGTCATCCTTTTCCAGGTCCCGGTCTTGCGATTCGCTGTCCAGGTGCAGTAACGCGTGAAAAATTAGAAATTTTACGTGAGGCAGATGCTATTTATCTTGATGAAATCCGTAAAGCTGGTCTTTATGATGAAATTTGGCAGGCTTTTGCTGTTCTCCTTCCTGTGCAGACAGTTGGTGTGATGGGCGATGGGCGCACGTATGAATTTGTTTGTGCTCTTCGTGCTGTAACATCTGTAGACGGAATGACTGCTGATTTTTATCCCTATAATATGGAGTTTTTAAGCAAAACAGCAGCACGCATTATTAACGAAGTAAGAGGTATTAACCGTGTTGTATATGATATAACTTCAAAGCCTCCTGGTACTATTGAATGGGAATGA
- the guaB gene encoding IMP dehydrogenase, with product MAKIVETGTGALALTFDDVLLQPGHSLVMPSQVDLRTRIAADITLNLPLLSAAMDTVTESRLAIAMAQAGGLGVIHRNMSPTEQAEEVRQVKKFESGMVVNPVTIGPDATLEKAKDLMRSHGISGIPVVENDVKGETAGRLVGILTNRDVRFASDPKQKIYELMTHENLITVRENVQLSEAKYLLHHHRIEKLLVVDEQNRCVGLITVKDIEKAQLNPNAAKDSQGRLRVGAASSVGRDGIERAERLIDAGVDVLVIDTAHGHSQRVLETVERIKKMACSTAVIAGNVATSEATQALIDNGADAVKVGIGPGSICTTRIVAGVGVPQLAAIMSAAEVAEKAGVPIIADGGIKASGDFAKALAGGACAAMIGSLLAGTDESPGEVYLYQGRSFKAYRGMGSVGAMARGSADRYFQDEVRDELKLVPEGVEGQVAYKGSIASVLHQLAGGLRASMGYVGAKDLAEFREKATFVRITNAGLHESHTHDVAITRESPNYRRPV from the coding sequence ATGGCAAAGATTGTTGAAACAGGGACGGGTGCGTTGGCACTAACTTTTGATGATGTGCTTTTACAGCCCGGTCATTCTCTTGTTATGCCTAGCCAAGTCGATCTTAGAACGCGTATTGCCGCTGATATTACGCTTAATTTGCCGTTACTTTCTGCTGCAATGGATACTGTAACAGAATCACGTTTAGCAATTGCTATGGCACAAGCTGGTGGTCTTGGTGTTATTCATCGTAATATGTCTCCTACAGAGCAGGCTGAAGAAGTTCGTCAGGTCAAAAAATTTGAGTCTGGTATGGTTGTTAATCCAGTAACAATTGGGCCAGATGCAACACTTGAGAAAGCAAAAGATTTGATGCGCTCGCATGGCATTTCGGGTATTCCAGTTGTTGAAAATGACGTTAAAGGTGAGACTGCTGGACGATTGGTTGGCATTTTAACGAATAGGGATGTGCGTTTTGCATCGGATCCAAAACAGAAAATTTATGAATTAATGACCCATGAAAATTTAATTACGGTACGTGAAAATGTTCAACTGAGTGAAGCGAAGTATCTTTTACACCATCACCGTATTGAAAAATTATTGGTTGTCGATGAACAAAATCGTTGTGTTGGTTTGATAACCGTTAAGGATATTGAAAAAGCCCAATTAAATCCAAATGCAGCCAAAGATTCCCAAGGTCGTTTGCGTGTTGGAGCTGCTAGCAGTGTAGGGCGTGATGGGATTGAACGGGCTGAACGACTCATTGATGCCGGTGTCGATGTGCTGGTGATTGATACAGCGCATGGGCATTCACAACGTGTGTTAGAAACTGTTGAACGAATCAAAAAGATGGCGTGTTCTACAGCTGTTATTGCTGGTAATGTAGCGACTTCTGAGGCAACACAGGCGTTAATTGATAATGGTGCAGATGCCGTAAAGGTTGGTATTGGTCCTGGTTCTATTTGCACAACACGAATTGTAGCAGGTGTTGGTGTCCCTCAACTTGCAGCTATTATGAGTGCTGCAGAAGTTGCTGAAAAAGCGGGGGTTCCTATCATTGCTGATGGTGGCATTAAAGCTTCAGGTGATTTTGCTAAAGCCTTAGCAGGTGGAGCGTGTGCTGCTATGATTGGCTCCCTTTTAGCCGGTACAGATGAAAGCCCAGGTGAAGTTTATCTTTATCAAGGGCGGTCTTTTAAAGCCTATCGCGGTATGGGATCTGTTGGTGCTATGGCAAGGGGATCGGCAGATCGTTATTTTCAAGACGAAGTGCGTGATGAACTTAAATTGGTTCCTGAAGGTGTAGAGGGTCAAGTAGCTTATAAAGGTTCGATAGCTTCGGTTTTACACCAGCTTGCTGGTGGATTACGTGCTTCAATGGGGTATGTTGGAGCAAAAGATCTAGCAGAATTTCGTGAAAAAGCAACTTTTGTTCGTATCACCAATGCAGGACTCCATGAAAGCCATACACATGATGTTGCTATTACACGGGAGAGTCCAAATTACCGAAGACCTGTTTGA